Within the Leptospira stimsonii genome, the region GTGATTGTCGCAAGGAGAAGTGTGGAACAAGTGATGAGGTAGAGGAGACTTTCGATCTCCTTTACAAAACAAAACAAGCACGCATAGACACACTGAAAGGCGAGGGAAGTGTAAGGACTTTTGTGTTTCGAATGAAGCTTTGCCATACTCGGAAAGAAAAATCCGTCTCTTGCCATAGCGAAGTAGATTCTTGAACCTCCGATGATGTAAGCGGAAATGGATCCTAAAAATGCCCAGCAGATAAATGCCGTGATGAAGATCGTTGCTTTAGGTCCGAAAAGTGCGGAAGATGCGGTGATTCCTATCTTATCTCCTGAAAGTTCCGATATGGATCCAGAGCTCAAGAAAAGAAAATTCATAAGAATATAGAGAACGGTAACTAACGCACAAGAATAGAGAACCGCTTTATAGATATTTCGATCAGGGTCTTTAACTTCTTCGGCGACGTAAGTGATCATATTCCATCCGAGATAAGAATATGTGACAGGGATCACTCCGGCAAGAAGCAGTTCCATTCCACTTAAACCGGAAGGAAGAAAATCAAAGGATTGGAATCGGGAAGTATCATAGTTCCCGATCGTAAATCCGAGGATGACGAACGAAACGAGTCCTAAAATTTTCACCCCTGTGAAAAGATTTTGAATTCTGGATGCAGTAGAAATTCCAAAAAAATTAATAATCGTAAAAAGGAGAATCGCTCCCATTGCCAGCATTTGCGCCGTTCCGATTGAAATCGTAAGGCCGAGAAAAGGGAATTCGAAAAAGTAGATGTCCCAAGTTGGATTGATAAGCGAAAAGAATGATTTAGAAAATGCTAATGCGGAAAGGGAAATGGAAGCTGAAAAGTTGATCGAAAGAGAAAGCCATCCGCTTGCAAAGGCGACTATCGGAGAATATGCCTCTTTGAGATAAACATAATCTCCTCCCGCGTAGGGAAAGAGTGAGGCCGATTTTGCGTATGACATCGCTCCTGCGACGGCGAGAAAGCCTCCTAGAATCCACGCAAGGAGGACGAGATTTGGATTCGGGACCGTATGAAGAATATATCCTGTCGTAATAAAAATTCCCGGTCCAACCATGGAGCTGAACATAAGGGAAATAGAATCGAATAAATTGAGTGATCTCTTGAGTTGCATCGATTCTGACAGAATGGAGGTCTCGTTTTCGCAAACAAGGATTTTTCCTTTTGGACTTTTTTGATTCTCCTGTGAAAGAATGAAAGAGTGCGGAGTTCCGTCCAAAGAAAGATGCTTATCGATTGAGTTTCCGTTTTTGTAAGAATTCTCTGTGGAGCGGATCTTTTTTGAGTTTGGAGTCCTTTCGTAA harbors:
- a CDS encoding APC family permease; the encoded protein is MFSSMVGPGIFITTGYILHTVPNPNLVLLAWILGGFLAVAGAMSYAKSASLFPYAGGDYVYLKEAYSPIVAFASGWLSLSINFSASISLSALAFSKSFFSLINPTWDIYFFEFPFLGLTISIGTAQMLAMGAILLFTIINFFGISTASRIQNLFTGVKILGLVSFVILGFTIGNYDTSRFQSFDFLPSGLSGMELLLAGVIPVTYSYLGWNMITYVAEEVKDPDRNIYKAVLYSCALVTVLYILMNFLFLSSGSISELSGDKIGITASSALFGPKATIFITAFICWAFLGSISAYIIGGSRIYFAMARDGFFFPSMAKLHSKHKSPYTSLAFQCVYACLFCFVKEIESLLYLITCSTLLLATITAYTPILFEKRHYKLKFRIPGYPYTTYLYIFSNIVIIATLVWNKPTEAFWGITFTLLSVPMYYYFKMTKNSSNPIAIPLDADSPEIMATSLLPENEPVPIASGES